Proteins from a single region of Limisphaerales bacterium:
- a CDS encoding dihydrofolate reductase has translation MSLNRVIGNGLEIPWHLPEDFKWFKQATMGEVLVMGRRTFESIGRALPGRETLVLTRGDFSHPEVEVIRSLDDIAPRLEGRTCFIAGGAQVYEQALPRCSDLLLTIVQREVEGDVFFPEFENQFEEVAVLRAEKEFCIVHYRNREMN, from the coding sequence ATGTCGCTCAATCGGGTGATTGGCAATGGCTTGGAAATTCCCTGGCATTTGCCGGAGGATTTTAAGTGGTTCAAACAAGCGACGATGGGGGAGGTTTTGGTGATGGGGCGCAGGACGTTTGAATCGATTGGGCGGGCGTTGCCGGGGCGAGAAACATTGGTGCTCACGCGCGGGGATTTTTCGCATCCGGAGGTGGAGGTAATTCGGTCGTTGGATGACATTGCGCCGCGCTTGGAGGGGCGCACGTGTTTTATTGCGGGCGGCGCGCAGGTTTATGAACAGGCGTTGCCGCGTTGTTCGGATTTGTTGCTGACGATTGTGCAGCGTGAGGTGGAGGGGGATGTTTTTTTTCCGGAGTTTGAAAATCAATTTGAGGAGGTGGCGGTGCTGCGGGCGGAAAAGGAATTTTGCATTGTGCATTATCGAAATCGTGAAATGAACTAA
- a CDS encoding threonylcarbamoyl-AMP synthase, producing the protein MTFKTETDDCFTEAIAQAAAALRHGQLVALPTETVYGLAANALDESCVAKIFEAKDRPANNPIIVHVADETMARDCVAEWPAAAAALANAFWPGPLTLVLPKAEGIPDNVTAGGDTVGVRWPGHPLMQEVILACRFPLAAPSANVSNQVSPTTAAHVAAQLGGRIPLIIDGGASEVGIESTVVEVAGNAVRVLRPGMISAEAIAAVWPEGAAANETGILKSPGQLPRHYAPNARLLVLAWSDADDLENQIAYSRTPHDRVCVIARTCIVPGTRFGRVSLLPNDPETYARALYAELHQCDAEGAELIVLEAVPETAEWQGIADRLARAGG; encoded by the coding sequence ATCACTTTCAAAACTGAGACCGACGATTGCTTTACCGAAGCGATCGCGCAAGCGGCGGCGGCATTGCGTCACGGCCAGCTTGTGGCGTTGCCAACGGAAACGGTTTATGGCCTCGCGGCAAATGCGTTGGACGAATCGTGTGTGGCGAAAATTTTTGAGGCCAAAGATCGGCCGGCGAACAACCCAATCATCGTGCACGTGGCGGATGAAACGATGGCGCGCGATTGCGTGGCGGAATGGCCCGCCGCCGCCGCTGCGTTGGCCAACGCGTTTTGGCCGGGGCCGCTCACGTTAGTGTTGCCGAAGGCGGAGGGGATTCCGGATAACGTCACCGCGGGCGGGGACACGGTGGGCGTGCGTTGGCCGGGGCATCCGTTGATGCAGGAAGTGATTCTCGCGTGTCGGTTTCCATTGGCCGCGCCGAGCGCGAATGTGTCCAATCAGGTTTCGCCCACCACCGCCGCGCACGTGGCGGCGCAATTGGGCGGGCGCATCCCGCTGATCATCGATGGCGGCGCGTCCGAGGTGGGGATTGAATCGACGGTGGTGGAAGTGGCGGGCAATGCGGTGCGCGTGTTGCGGCCGGGAATGATTTCTGCTGAAGCGATTGCGGCGGTGTGGCCGGAAGGGGCGGCTGCAAATGAAACAGGCATTTTGAAAAGCCCCGGCCAGTTGCCGCGCCATTACGCGCCGAACGCGCGGCTGTTGGTTTTGGCGTGGTCGGACGCGGACGATTTGGAAAATCAAATCGCCTATTCGCGCACGCCGCACGATCGCGTTTGCGTCATTGCCCGCACGTGCATCGTGCCCGGCACACGCTTTGGCCGCGTGAGTCTTTTACCCAACGATCCCGAAACCTACGCGCGCGCGCTGTACGCCGAGCTGCACCAATGCGATGCCGAAGGGGCGGAGCTGATTGTGCTGGAAGCCGTGCCGGAGACGGCGGAGTGGCAGGGGATTGCGGATCGGTTGGCGCGGGCGGGGGGATGA
- a CDS encoding thymidylate synthase, which translates to MVQYLDLLRHVLEKGKRKDDRTGTGTLSVFGAQARFDLREGFPMCTTKKLHLRSIVHELLWFLKGDTNIGYLNEHKVRIWDEWADENGDLGRVYGAQWCDWRAPDGRGINQIDEVIAQIKTNPDSRRLIVSAWNVGELDQMALAPCHAFFQFYVRDGALSCQLYQRSADLFLGVPFNIASYALLTMMVAQVTGLRAGEFVHTFGDLHLYSNHLEQTHEQLSREPRALPKMKLNTDVQNIHDFVFEDFELEGYDPHPHIKAAVAV; encoded by the coding sequence ATGGTACAGTATTTGGATTTGCTTCGGCACGTGCTGGAGAAAGGGAAGCGGAAGGATGACCGCACGGGAACGGGGACGTTGTCGGTGTTTGGTGCGCAGGCGCGATTTGATTTGCGCGAGGGGTTTCCAATGTGCACGACGAAGAAGCTGCACTTACGGAGCATCGTTCACGAGTTGCTTTGGTTCCTCAAAGGCGACACGAACATCGGTTATCTCAATGAACACAAGGTTCGGATTTGGGATGAATGGGCGGATGAAAATGGCGATCTTGGCCGCGTGTACGGTGCGCAATGGTGCGACTGGCGCGCGCCGGATGGGCGGGGCATCAATCAAATCGACGAGGTCATTGCGCAAATCAAAACCAATCCCGACAGCCGCCGCCTGATTGTCAGCGCTTGGAACGTGGGTGAGCTGGATCAAATGGCGCTCGCACCATGCCACGCGTTTTTTCAATTTTACGTGCGCGATGGGGCATTGAGTTGTCAGCTATATCAACGCAGCGCGGATTTGTTTCTCGGCGTGCCGTTCAACATCGCCAGCTACGCGCTGCTTACAATGATGGTTGCCCAAGTCACCGGCCTGCGTGCGGGCGAATTTGTGCATACCTTTGGCGACTTGCATTTGTACTCCAATCATCTAGAGCAAACGCACGAGCAACTTTCGCGCGAACCGCGCGCTTTGCCGAAGATGAAACTGAACACGGATGTACAGAATATTCACGATTTTGTTTTTGAGGATTTTGAATTGGAGGGGTATGACCCGCATCCGCACATTAAAGCAGCGGTGGCGGTTTAG
- a CDS encoding type II toxin-antitoxin system RelE/ParE family toxin has protein sequence MDRQIQWIQWIHWEDEALDDLRLLVEHIAADNPDAARRFGMSVVDKVEALRRHPRMGRRYAPMTEAEIREVPVSPYRIFYRVETDRVVVMAVMAVWHGARSEPKF, from the coding sequence ATGGATCGCCAAATCCAATGGATCCAATGGATCCACTGGGAAGACGAAGCCCTCGACGACTTGAGACTGCTCGTCGAGCACATTGCCGCCGACAATCCTGATGCCGCACGGCGTTTCGGAATGTCGGTGGTGGACAAGGTGGAGGCGCTGCGACGGCACCCTCGAATGGGTCGCCGATACGCGCCGATGACGGAAGCGGAAATCCGCGAAGTGCCTGTGTCGCCTTATCGGATTTTTTATCGGGTGGAAACGGATCGCGTGGTGGTGATGGCGGTGATGGCGGTGTGGCACGGCGCGCGGAGCGAGCCAAAATTTTAA